The Parolsenella catena region TACTTTGTGGGCATCATCGGCTGTGCCACCTACGTGCTGGATGCGGGCGCGGCAGAGGTCTCGGCGCTCGTGTTCGTGATGAATGTCGTGATGCTTGTGGGGTACTCGGCTGCCGGCGCCCTCATTGACGCTGTGGGGCCGAAGATCGTGCTCGTGGCGTCTTTGGCGCTGCCGCTCGTCGCGGCCGCCGTTGTGCTCGCCATGCCCGTCTGCATGGTGTCGCTGCTGGTTGTGGCAATCGTGATGGGGCTTGCCGGCGCCGCGGCATCGACAGCCGTCGAGACATTTCCTCGCTATCTCACGAACGATGAGGTCCTGCTCGCGCGCGTGAACTCGCTCAACAGCGTGGCGACGTTCGTTGCCGTCATCGCAGGACCGCTGCTTGCCGGCGCTATCGCCGGCGTGACCGATAACCGCTTCGTGTTTGCCGCGCTGCCCGTGACGTCCGTCCTCGGCGTGCTCGTTGCGTTGCGCCTTCGCGAACGCATTCGTCCCGAGCACCAACAGGACAGCGGGCAGACCACGTCCTCCCTGCTCGCGCGCGTGGCGAATGGCGTGCGCGCCACGGTGGCGAGCCCGGCGCTCATCGTGCTGTTTGCCGTGTGTTTCCTCGGTAACCTCGGCTTTGGCGCGTTCGATTCGCTCGAGAGCCTCTTCTACCGAGACGTGCTTCGCGTTGGTGCCGAGTGGATGGGATGGCTCACGGCAATCGTGGGCGTGGGTGCCACGGTGGGGTCTCTCCTTGCCGGCCGCGTGCCCACGCGCCGCGTGACGCTGCCGGCGCTGTGCGGCCTGCTTGTGGTGGAGGGCCTGGGGGCGGTGCTCTACACGGCGACGCCGTTCGTGTGGTGCGCTGCCGCCGGTCAGCTCGTCCTCGGGGCAGCGAACGGCATGATCATGCCCCTGCGTGTGACGCTCACGCAGCGCAACTGCGAGCTGGGCCACCTCGGCAGCGTGAGCGCGCTCATGCGCGCGGGCATCAGCGTGTCGGGTACGCTGCCGCTGCTCGTGGCGCCGTTGCTTGCGGATGCGTTTGGCGTGCAGGCGGTGCTCGTCTCGGCGGCAGCTCTCGTCGCGCTTACGGGCGCTGCGCTGGTGGCCGCAGCCAGGCGCGTGCACGCAAGCTAGGACGTGCCACCCTCCGCCGCACTGTTACCGTCCTGACACAATCGCGCCCGCTCGTGCTTGACGTCCGCAACCTGCCATAAAATGACAGGGTTAACCACTTTGCATGGGAGGCCACATGGCACTAAGCGAACGCGACGTGCGCGGCATCGCGGACTACGCCCGCGTCGCCCTCACGGACGAAGAGCTCACCGAGATGACGGCGTATATGAACGGCGCCATCACGGGCGTGCTCGAGCCCGTCCTTCAGTATGGCGAGGCGGACGTCCCGCCCACGTTCCACCCCATCGGAGACCTGTCGAACGTCATGGCGGCAGACGTGCCGGAGCCGGGCCTGTCCATCGACGACGCCCTGCTCGACGCGCCCAGCCCGCGCGACCGCTACTTCCGTGTCCCGTCCATCCTTGGAGGCGAGGAGTAATGGCCTCACTCGATACCCTCTCTGCCGCCCAGATCGCCGCCGGCGTCGCCGCCGGTGACTTCACGGCCACCGAGGTCGCCCGCGCCGCGCTCGATGCCGTCGAGGCGCGCGAGGGCGCCGTCCAGGCGTTTCTCCAGGTGGCGCCCGAGCTCGCGCTCGCAGCCGCCGCGCGCATCGACGCGGACCGCGCCGCCGGCAAGCCCCTGCCTGCGCTCGCTGGTGTGCCGCTGGCCGTCAAGGACAACATGATGCTTACGGGCACGCGCACCACCTGCGCCTCCCGCATGCTCGAGAACTACGAGAGCGTCTACACCGCCACCTGCGTCCAGCGCATGCTCGACGCGGGCTGCCTGCCCGTGGGCAAGGCCAACATGGACGAGTTTGCGTTTGGCTCGTCCACGGAGAGCTCAGCGTTCCACCGCACGAACAACCCGTGGGACCTCGAGCGCGTGCCCGGCGGCTCCTCGGGCGGCTCTGCTGCCGCGGTGGCCGCCGGCGAGGTCACGCTCGCACTGGGTTCCGACACTGGCGGCTCCATCCGCCAGCCGGCCGCGCTGTGCGGCGTCGTGGGCATGAAGCCCACGTACGGCGCCGTGAGCCGCTACGGCGTCGTGGCGTTTGGTTCCTCGCTTGACCAGGTGGGGCCGTTCGGCCGCAGTGTGGCAGACGTGGCGCTTGCGATGAACGCGCTCACGGGCCCCGGTCGCGACCCGCGCGACTCCACGAGCCAGGACTGCCCGGTTGACTTCCTCGAGCACCTCGAGGACGGCGTAGCCGGCAGGCGCGTGGGCATCGTGCCGGCGCTCATGGACGCCGAGGGCCTCACGCCCGAGGTCCGCGCCGCCGTCACCGCCGCCGCCAAGTCGCTCGAGGCGCAGGGCGCCGAGCTCGTCGAGGTGGAGCTTCCCAACCTCGACGCCGCCATCGCCGCCTACTACGTGCTGGGCCCGTGCGAGGCCTTCTCGAACCTCGCGCGTTTCGATGGCGTGCGCTATGGCTACCAGGAGCCGGGCTGCGCGTCGCTGGCCGAGCAGAGCTCGCTGTCGCGCGCGCACGGCTTCGGCGCGGAGGCCAAACGTCGCCAGATGCTTGGCGCCTGGCTGCTCTCGAGCGGCGTGTACGAGAAGTACTACCTTGCCGCGCAGAAGGCGCGCACGCTCATCACACGCGACTACGCCGCCGCCTACGAGAAGGCCGACGTCATCCTGATGCCGGCCAGCCCGCGTACGGCGTTCAAGTTTGGCGAGATGAGCGACCCCACGCAGATGTACCTCGCGGACCTGTACACCATCAGCATCAACATCGCCGGCAACGGTGGCGTCTCGGTGCCGCTGGGCCTGGGCGCGGACTCCGGCCTGCCCGTCTCGGCCCAGCTCGTGGGCCCGGCGTTCAAGGACCGCGACCTGCTCACGTTCGCGCGCGCCGTGGAGCGCGGCGCCGCCTCTGCCGACGGCTCGCCCGCGCTCGCCGTCGCTCCTGACTTCGCCGGGAAGGGGGGTGAGCTCGCATGAAGAAGCTCGCCGACGTTCTCCAGGACTGGGAGGCCGTGATCGGCCTCGAGATCCACACCGAGCTCACCACGCTCGACACGAAGATGTTCTGTAACTGCCGCCTGTCCCATGACGACGAGCCCAACACCAACGTGTGCCCCGTCTGCCTGGGTCTTCCGGGTGCGCTGCCCGTGCCCAACCGCCGCGCCATCCAGTCGATCGTGAAGGCGGGCCTGGCCACGAACTGCGAGATCATGCGCCACAGCATGTTCTACCGCAAGCACTACTTCTACCCGGACATGGCCAAGAACTTCCAGACCACGCAGGGCCCCGTCGCCTTCTGCATGCACGGCCACCTCGACCTCGAGGTCGCGGGCCGTGGCGCGGCGGAGCGCCCGGAGTGCGCCTTCGGCGAGGCCGAGGCCCAGAGCCTCGCGAGCGCCAGCGCCAACGCCGTGGGGCTCTCCACCGCCATGAGCGACCACCTGCCCGAGGGAGGCGCCGCACGCCCCAAGGCCTCGAGCCAGGGCACCTACGACACTGCCAACCTCGTGCTTCCCGAGCGCGCGGAGGACGGCTCCTACACCGTGCCCATCCGCATCCTGCGCATCCACATGGAGGAGGACGCCGCCAAGATGGTCCACGTGGGCGGCGAGGAGGGCCGTATCGGCGGCGCCACCGAGAGCCTCGTGGACTACAACCGCTGCGGCACGCCGCTCATCGAGCTCGTGACCGAGCCAGACCTCCGCACGCCCGAGGAGGCGCGCCTGTTCATGGAGAAGCTCCGCCGCGTGTTCCTGACGCTGGGCATCTCTGACTGCTCGATGGAGAAGGGCTCCATGCGCTGCGACGGCAACGTCAGCCTGCGCCGCCGTGGCGAGACGAAGCTCGGCACGAAGACCGAGCTCAAGAACCTCAACTCCTTCAAGGCCCTGCACGACGGCCTCGAGTACGAGATCTGCCGCCAGGCCGAGGTCCTCGAGGAGGGCGGCGTCATCTACCAGGAGACGCGCCACTGGGAGCCCAGCCGCAAGCGCACCGTCGTCATGCGCGTGAAGGAGACGGCGGATGACTACCGTCTCTTCCCGGACCCGGACCTCGCCCCGTTCGACCTCACGGACGAGTTCATCGACGAGTGCCGCGCGGAGATTCCGGAGCTGCCGGACGCCAAGCGCGACCGCTTCTGCGAGCAGTACGGACTCAAGCGCGCGGACGCCGAGCAGATCGCCGGCGACCCCGTGACGGCGGAGTTCTTCGAGCAGGCCTGCAGGCTCGCGCCCGAGAAGGCGGCGCTCACGGTGGGCAACGTGGTGGTGAACCTGCTGCCGGCCTACGACGCGCTCACGCCCGCCCAGGTCGCGGGGATCAGCGCCCTGCTCGCGGGCGACGCCATCTCGTTCGCGCAGGCGCGCGAGGTGCTCGACGCGGTCAACGGCACCGACCTCGACCCCGAGAAGGTCGTCGACGAGCGTGGCATGCGCCAGGTGAGCGACACCGGCGCGCTCGAGCCCGTGGTCGATGCCGTGCTCGCGCGTTGTGGCGAGCAGGTCGAGCAGTACCGCGGTGGCAACCGCAAGGTCGTGGGCTTCCTCGTGGGCCAGTGCATGAAGGAGAGTCGCGGCAAGGGCAACCCCAAGCTCTTCAACCAGCTGCTGAGCGAGAAGCTCTCCCAGATGTAGCGCTTTGGGCGCCCGTCTTTCGCGGCGGGCGCTTTTCTTGGCCCGTCGCCCGTCCGTCCGGACGCGTCGACAAACGCCCGTCCTCGCGACGGGCGTCCTCATAAGGAGACGATCGAATGAAGGTATCCCTGCTCGAGCCGCTCGGCATCCCCGAGGCGCGCGTCCGCAAGCTCGCGCACCCCATCGAGGAGGCCGGCCACGAGTTCGTCTACTGGCCCGAGAAGACGACGGACGCCTCCGAGCTCGCTCGTCGCTCTGCCGGCGCCGACGTGGTCATGATCGCCAACAACCCCTATCCGGCCGAGGTCGTGCGCGGCGCCGACGCGCTCAAGATGATTGCCGTGGCGTTCACGGGCATCGACCACGTGGGCCTCGACGCGGCCCGCGAGCGTGGCGTCACCGTGTGCAACTGCGCCGGCTACTCTGACGTGAGCGTGGCGGAGCTCGCGGTGGGCCTCGCGATCGACGTGCTGCGCCACGTAGTCCCGGCCGATGCGGCGACGCGTGCGGGCGGCACCTCCGCCGGCCTCATGGGGCGCGAGATCTCTGGCAAGACCGTGGGCATCGTGGGCACGGGCCACATCGGGTGCGCCGCGGCGAGGCTGTTTGGCGCGTTTGGCGCCCGCGTGCTTGGCTATGCGCGCCACGAGAGCGAGGCGGCGCGTGCGGCGGGCATCGAGTTCGTGGGACTGGGCGAGCTGCTGGCGAACTCCGACATCGTGTCTTTGCACCTGCCGCTCAATGACGAGACACGCGGCTGGTTCGATGCAGACAAGATTGGCGCCATGCGCGACGGCGCCGTGCTCGTGAACTGCGCTCGCGGCGCCATCGTGGACAACGACGCGCTTGCCGCCGCGCTAAACGGCGGCAAGCTGGCCGGTGCGGGCATCGACGTGTTCGACATGGAGCCGCCGCTGCCCGAGGGCTATGCGCTGGCGGGAGCCAAGAACTGCGTGCTCACGCCCCATGTGGCGTTCCTCACCGAGGAGGCCATGGAGCGCAGGGCGGTCATCGAGTTCGACAACGTTCGCGCGTGGCTCGAGGGGCATCCGCAGAACGTCTGCGCGCTGTAGGGGGGAGGCTCGCGAGCGTTCGCGGGGCCGAACTTGCAAAAACAGGGGCAGGTTTGTGCGATGGGGGCGGCTTCGTGGGCGCGAAGCCGCCCCATCTTGCGCTCCCACGCCGTCTGGGTGCGCCCTGGAGCCAATATTTGTGCGTTTTGGGCGACCGCCGGGCCATGGTGGGGGTTCCGGGGCCGTTCGCACCGCACAGACCTCTGGTGATTTTTGCAACAGACGGTCTGCGAACGGGTTTTGGCGGTTTTTGCCCTTGAGAGTGCGACGTGATCGGGCAGCGTGAGGCTTCGCGACTGGCTTTCTGTCACAAAACCAATCGTGTGTGCGATGGCTTTGGCGATTTGGATCGCCGTGGGGCCATTTGGGCGCCCAAAAGGGTGCTCCGAAGGCCAGCGGGCTCTCGTCAGTGCGCTCTCGAGGGGCAAAACTGCCATCAAAGCGTCGTCGAGCGCACAAACGTTTGGATTTGTGACAGTTTCCGTAGGTTGGAACCGTTTTGTGGTGTTCCGCAACTTCGAAACCCTACCCCCCAGGGGGAGGGGTAAACTGCCATTGAGAAGAATCGAACGGGA contains the following coding sequences:
- a CDS encoding MFS transporter, translated to MDATFRRLVAACFLNQLGFQAAYFVGIIGCATYVLDAGAAEVSALVFVMNVVMLVGYSAAGALIDAVGPKIVLVASLALPLVAAAVVLAMPVCMVSLLVVAIVMGLAGAAASTAVETFPRYLTNDEVLLARVNSLNSVATFVAVIAGPLLAGAIAGVTDNRFVFAALPVTSVLGVLVALRLRERIRPEHQQDSGQTTSSLLARVANGVRATVASPALIVLFAVCFLGNLGFGAFDSLESLFYRDVLRVGAEWMGWLTAIVGVGATVGSLLAGRVPTRRVTLPALCGLLVVEGLGAVLYTATPFVWCAAAGQLVLGAANGMIMPLRVTLTQRNCELGHLGSVSALMRAGISVSGTLPLLVAPLLADAFGVQAVLVSAAALVALTGAALVAAARRVHAS
- a CDS encoding Asp-tRNA(Asn)/Glu-tRNA(Gln) amidotransferase subunit GatC, with product MALSERDVRGIADYARVALTDEELTEMTAYMNGAITGVLEPVLQYGEADVPPTFHPIGDLSNVMAADVPEPGLSIDDALLDAPSPRDRYFRVPSILGGEE
- the gatA gene encoding Asp-tRNA(Asn)/Glu-tRNA(Gln) amidotransferase subunit GatA, which encodes MASLDTLSAAQIAAGVAAGDFTATEVARAALDAVEAREGAVQAFLQVAPELALAAAARIDADRAAGKPLPALAGVPLAVKDNMMLTGTRTTCASRMLENYESVYTATCVQRMLDAGCLPVGKANMDEFAFGSSTESSAFHRTNNPWDLERVPGGSSGGSAAAVAAGEVTLALGSDTGGSIRQPAALCGVVGMKPTYGAVSRYGVVAFGSSLDQVGPFGRSVADVALAMNALTGPGRDPRDSTSQDCPVDFLEHLEDGVAGRRVGIVPALMDAEGLTPEVRAAVTAAAKSLEAQGAELVEVELPNLDAAIAAYYVLGPCEAFSNLARFDGVRYGYQEPGCASLAEQSSLSRAHGFGAEAKRRQMLGAWLLSSGVYEKYYLAAQKARTLITRDYAAAYEKADVILMPASPRTAFKFGEMSDPTQMYLADLYTISINIAGNGGVSVPLGLGADSGLPVSAQLVGPAFKDRDLLTFARAVERGAASADGSPALAVAPDFAGKGGELA
- the gatB gene encoding Asp-tRNA(Asn)/Glu-tRNA(Gln) amidotransferase subunit GatB gives rise to the protein MKKLADVLQDWEAVIGLEIHTELTTLDTKMFCNCRLSHDDEPNTNVCPVCLGLPGALPVPNRRAIQSIVKAGLATNCEIMRHSMFYRKHYFYPDMAKNFQTTQGPVAFCMHGHLDLEVAGRGAAERPECAFGEAEAQSLASASANAVGLSTAMSDHLPEGGAARPKASSQGTYDTANLVLPERAEDGSYTVPIRILRIHMEEDAAKMVHVGGEEGRIGGATESLVDYNRCGTPLIELVTEPDLRTPEEARLFMEKLRRVFLTLGISDCSMEKGSMRCDGNVSLRRRGETKLGTKTELKNLNSFKALHDGLEYEICRQAEVLEEGGVIYQETRHWEPSRKRTVVMRVKETADDYRLFPDPDLAPFDLTDEFIDECRAEIPELPDAKRDRFCEQYGLKRADAEQIAGDPVTAEFFEQACRLAPEKAALTVGNVVVNLLPAYDALTPAQVAGISALLAGDAISFAQAREVLDAVNGTDLDPEKVVDERGMRQVSDTGALEPVVDAVLARCGEQVEQYRGGNRKVVGFLVGQCMKESRGKGNPKLFNQLLSEKLSQM
- a CDS encoding 2-hydroxyacid dehydrogenase, producing the protein MKVSLLEPLGIPEARVRKLAHPIEEAGHEFVYWPEKTTDASELARRSAGADVVMIANNPYPAEVVRGADALKMIAVAFTGIDHVGLDAARERGVTVCNCAGYSDVSVAELAVGLAIDVLRHVVPADAATRAGGTSAGLMGREISGKTVGIVGTGHIGCAAARLFGAFGARVLGYARHESEAARAAGIEFVGLGELLANSDIVSLHLPLNDETRGWFDADKIGAMRDGAVLVNCARGAIVDNDALAAALNGGKLAGAGIDVFDMEPPLPEGYALAGAKNCVLTPHVAFLTEEAMERRAVIEFDNVRAWLEGHPQNVCAL